The nucleotide sequence TAATGAAAACACTTCATTTAGAATTGGAGGCTCTTATTTTACTCAGGGAACGGTTTACACTGGGAACTATAACTACCATAAAATTACTGGAGATATAAGTCTAAATCATCGCTCCAAGGATAATAAATTCAATATTAATCTTTCCTTAAACTATGGAGTAGATGTAAACAGGCTAGTGGGTAATGTTAGTTTAAATTCTGCCACTTTTCTTTTACCTCCCAATGCCCCTTCTATTTTTAATAATGATGGTAGTTTAAATTGGGAAGATTGGGGAGAAGCTAATCTTGATAATCCATTAAAAGGATATTTTAACGCTACAAATACTGAATCCAACAATCTAATTTCTAACGTAGGCTTATCCTATGAGTTATTTAAGGGATTAAAGCTTAAAACCACTTTGGGTTATTCGAAGTATGATAGTAATGAATTATGGAAACTTCCAAGTCGTTCTTATAATCCAGCAGATGCATCACCCAATAGTTCGTTTCACTTAAGTTCGAATAGAAATTCTTGGATAGTTGAACCTCAGTTAGTATATGAGAGTCAACTTATGAAGTTAAACGTCGCAGCTTTAATTGGCGCAACCTTGCAAGAAAACAAACAAGATCAACAAAATTTTCAAGCCACGGGATACGCGTCAGAATCTTTAATTGGAAATATTGCAGCTGCTGAAAAAATTATAAATGCCACTAACACACAAACAGATTATAAATATAGTGCATTGTTTTCTCGCTTAGGAATTAACTGGGACAAAAAATATTACATCAACTTAACTGGGAGAAGAGATGGATCCTCTCGATTTGGTCCAAACAATCGCTTTGCAAATTTTGGTGCTGTTGGGGTTGCATGGATTTTTTCTGAGGAACCATGGGTAAAAAAATCACTTCCATTTTTATCCTTCGGAAAATTGCGGGGCAGTTATGGTACCACAGGAAATGATCAAATAGGTGATTATGGTTATTTAGATGCATATGAAGCAACGGTAGGACCGGGAGGTTTATATCCCACAGCCTTGGCTAATCCTGATTATTCTTGGGAGGTAAATAAAAAGTTAGAAGCAGGGATAGAACTAGGTTTACTAGATGATAAAATAAGGCTAGGTTTAAGCAGGTATAGAAATCGCTCTTCCAATCAACTTGTAGGATATACACTCCCCTCCACTACGGGATTTAATTCCGTACAAGCAAATTTAAGAGCCACCGTACAAAATTCTGGTTGGGAGTTGGAAGCGAATAGTGTTAATGTTGAAACTAAAAACTTTCGTTGGCAAACTGCATTAAATATTAGTTTTCCAAAAAATGAATTGTTGAGTTATCCAAATATAGAACAGTCAACCTATGCGAATACCTACCGTGTTGGGCATCCTTTAAACATTTCTTTATTGTATGAATATACTGGGCTGGATCCAGAAACAGGGTTGTATACGATTCGTGATGTTAATGAAGATGGGAGTTTCGATTTCCAGGATAGAATTATAATCCAAGATCAAAGCAGAAAATTTTATGGAGGTATTAATAATAACCTTTCATACAAGGGTTTTACATTACAATTCTTATGGGAATTTGTAAAACAAAACGGAAGGCTTGTATTATTTGATGCGGGTGCCCCATTCAACATTCTTGATTTGGATGACAGCTCTTTAAATGGGCAGAATGAATATCAGACCATTTCACAATCTTTCCAAGCTAATAGAGCATATAGTTATGTATTAGAAACAACATTTCCAAATCAGGATGCATCTTTTCTTAGGTTAAAAACTTTATCCCTAGGATATAATTTACCTAAGGGTTTTATACAATCTGTTGGCCTCAAGCAAGCTAAAATATTTATGCAAGCTCAAAATCTACTAACCCTAACTCCGTTTAAAGGTTTAGATCCTGAATTTCCTACATCCACAATAGGATTTGGAAACTTGAGAACAATAAGTGGTGGACTTCAAATTAATCTTTAATTAAAAAATATGAAACTGAATATATTAAGAAAGTTAGGACTGCTATTACTCCTTGGCACAAGTCTAATCTCTTGCGAGGACTTCGTGGAGTTTGAAACTCCAAATAACAAACTTATACGGGGTGAAGTTTTTAATAACGATGCTACTGCTAATAGTGCGATGATTGGAATTTACAACCAGTTGCGTTTAGCAGCTTTTTCAAATGGATCTAGGAGTAGTGTTACTCTACTGGCAGGTTTATCTGCCGATAATATTAGAAATATTAATACTACTAATTTCCTCAGATTGCAATTTGAGCAAAATGAACTATTGCCAGACAATCCAAGTAACTTGGATATATGGTCTAGTGCTTATAATATGATTTATATGACTAATTCTGTATTGGAAGGTTTGGCTGAATCAGAGAAAATTACTGCTGATCTAAAAACTCAATTGGAAGGAGAAGCCAAATTTATTAGAGCCTTTACTTACTTCTATTTAGTGAATTTGTACGGGGAGGTTCCTTTAGTCTTGACAACCGATTATCGTGAGAACGAACTGGTTTCCCGAAACAGTGAGACTGATATCTATGAGCAAATTTTGGATGATCTTATAGATGCCTCTAATTTGTTAAGTATAGAATATGTAAGCGGAGATCGTTCTAGGGTCAATAAGTATGCTGCAAACGCTTTACTGGCAAGAGTTTATTTATATCTAGAACAGTGGGAGAATGCTGAAGAGCAAAGTAGCATAGTGATACAAGCAACCCCAACCTATGAAATCTTGGAGAACTTGGATGAAGTCTTTTTAGCCAATAGCAATGAGGCGATATGGCAAATTTCTCCAATAGGATCGGGTGGACTCGTGAGTCATACCAACGAAGGAAATCTTTTTATTATAGATCCATTTTTGTCCTTTTTGGCAAGTATACAATTACAAGATGATTTTGTAGCTGTATTTGATGAAATGGACAAAAGATTAACCAATTGGATAGGATATCACACTGGGAAGCAAGCTTTTTTCGCCTACAAATATAAAATTAGAAATAGTACAGAGTTTCCTGCTAAGGAGTATTCCATGGTGCTTCGGTTGGCAGAGCAATATTTAATTAGGGCAGAAGCAAGAGCAAATCAAGGAAAGATAGCAGATGCGATCGGAGATCTTGATGAAATAAGAGCCAGGGCTGGAATAAAGCGTTTAGCTGACATAAACCCTACAATTGTGAAAGAAGAATTATTAGATAAAATTCTTGAAGAGCGCAGAATGGAATTATTTACAGAATGGGGACATCGATGGTTGGATTTAAAAAGAACAGGTAAAGCAACTGAAATTTTAGGAGTGAACAATCCATTTTGGGAAAATACAGATGTGTTATACCCAATTCCAAGTGAAGAACGGATGAAGAATCCAAATCTTAGTCAAAATAATGGTTATTAATTACTTAGTTATGCTGTGGAATTATAAGAATATAGTTTTAATTATCTTGCTTTTCTTCAGTGTGAGCGTTGTGGCAAGTCAAGAAAAGCAAAATAAAAATGAGGACGATTTGCTAGATAGCTCCGTTAGGCATGGTCAATTGCAAAATGGATTCACCTACTACCTTCGAAAAAATGACACTCCTAAAAATAAAATTGAATTGCATTTAATTGTAAAAGTTGGTATAAGTCAATGGGATAACACTCAGTTGGAATATGCACATCTACTGGAACATTTAGGCTATAAGGGTACAAAAAACTTCCCAAATAAAAAGAGTCATTTTGGAAAGCCTGGAATAAGTAATCATGCAAAAACTAGTTTCGATTATACAGAATATTATTTTAGTATACCGTCTGAAGATACTCAGATGTTGAGTGATGTCTTGAAATTATATCGGGATATGACTCATAATATTATTTTAGACCAGAAATCCATCGAAGTGGAGCGCGCAGCAGTCTTAGGGGAAAGGAGAACAAATAACCCCTACAGGGACTGGTTAAATGAAACTATAAAGGATAATTTATTAAGCAATGTTGGTTTTAAGAAATTTGAAGAGAAGAAAGCTATACAAGGTATGGAAGACTTTAACATTGAGGCTTTTTTTAAATTTTATAAGGATTGGTATCGACCTGAACTTCAATCTATAATTATAGTTGGTGATATCAATTTGGATAAAATTGAGCAGAAAATTGAGAATAATTTCTCAAACCTCAAGCCTCATATCGATTCTAAAAAACATGATGAAGGTCATTATAATCCAAAAATTAAGTTGAAAGGTCAGAATAGATTATTAACTATTAATGACAGCACAAATTCCAACATTCGGTTTAAGATCTTTTCGAAAAGTATTAATAAGGGTTTGAACCCAAAAGATGAAAATGACTTTAAGGATTTAGTACTACTGAAATTGTATCAGAATTTGGTTAAAGCGAAAAGTGAGATGTTCGAAGAAAGTTTCCATCCACTTTTTTCTGAATTTTTCAGTAATTATGCACTTGGGGAATTGGCAGGAGGCCAGTTACAAGTTATTACTATGGGAGTTGATTTGGAAACTGGGAATCAAAAACAAATGCTAAAAACGATTAGAGAGGCTTTTTTTGCTTGGAAACAAATACATAATGGAATTTCAGATTTAGAGTTGGAAAAAGCAAAAGTAAAAATATTAAATGAAGTAAATAATAACAGCTTATCGAGTTCTGTATCTTTGGCTAGTAGGTATCGAAAACATTATGTAAATGGCCGTTTTGCAAAAGATTCACAAGAAGAAATAGAAATGATTTCTCAAATCTTAAGAGATATTGATCTTGAGCAAATCCAGTCTTATTTTAAAAAAGCAGGAGACCTCAGTGAAAATGTAGATTTTGTTTTTCTAAAAGGGACTAAAGCAAAGGTGCCGGATAATAACAAAATTAAAAGAATTATAAAAGAGATTGAAAGTATAGAGGTATCTCCAATAGATCCTCCAAAGGAACCGATAAAAACATTGACAAATTTGGTGTCTGTTCCAGTTTCGAAAGCAATAAAATTAGATAAATCATCTAAAAATTTAATAGATGTATCCACAATAACTCTCGATAATGGTATCAAAATAGTTTTAAAGCCTCTTAAACCTACCTCTAAAAAATATAATAGCACTCTACAAATAAGAGGATATAGAAAAAATAACATTCCATTTAAAAATAGAGATGTATACCTGGAAGCAAGCCTTGTTCCAGAGATAGTAAAATACACTGGAGCTGGAAAGTATTCCAAATTTGAGCTAGACAAATTTAAGGCAGCTAAAGGCATTAAATTACGTTTTGATTTTACAAAAGATTTTCAAGCTTTAAATGGAGAATTTAAATTTAGTGAAATCGAGGAGTTTTTTAGTCTTATCAATCTCTACAGAACCCAACCCAGAATGGATAC is from Gillisia sp. Hel1_33_143 and encodes:
- a CDS encoding SusC/RagA family TonB-linked outer membrane protein, producing MKNNYSRLKWVALIIIAGMLLFLAQAAMAGNKPLVTNSFPQQEIIGKVTNMEGVPLIGVTVMVKGTNTGTITNLEGIFQLNVPQNNTLVFSFIGYKTLELPFNGEKEVNVSLAEDIATLGEVQINAGYYNTTRRESTGNISRITAEEIELQPVVSPLQALQGRMAGVEVSSGGVNPGGATTIRIRGINSLRSEGNYPLYIIDGVPINSTPIETNSIIGNTGLDPLNTLNVSNIESIEVLKDADATAIYGSRGANGVILITTKTGKQRETGLEARIYTGVSTMPNRLNLLNTEQYLEIRRTAFENDGVEPNEFNAYDLVLFDQNRYTDWQDFLFGGTAETTNANLAFSGGNENTSFRIGGSYFTQGTVYTGNYNYHKITGDISLNHRSKDNKFNINLSLNYGVDVNRLVGNVSLNSATFLLPPNAPSIFNNDGSLNWEDWGEANLDNPLKGYFNATNTESNNLISNVGLSYELFKGLKLKTTLGYSKYDSNELWKLPSRSYNPADASPNSSFHLSSNRNSWIVEPQLVYESQLMKLNVAALIGATLQENKQDQQNFQATGYASESLIGNIAAAEKIINATNTQTDYKYSALFSRLGINWDKKYYINLTGRRDGSSRFGPNNRFANFGAVGVAWIFSEEPWVKKSLPFLSFGKLRGSYGTTGNDQIGDYGYLDAYEATVGPGGLYPTALANPDYSWEVNKKLEAGIELGLLDDKIRLGLSRYRNRSSNQLVGYTLPSTTGFNSVQANLRATVQNSGWELEANSVNVETKNFRWQTALNISFPKNELLSYPNIEQSTYANTYRVGHPLNISLLYEYTGLDPETGLYTIRDVNEDGSFDFQDRIIIQDQSRKFYGGINNNLSYKGFTLQFLWEFVKQNGRLVLFDAGAPFNILDLDDSSLNGQNEYQTISQSFQANRAYSYVLETTFPNQDASFLRLKTLSLGYNLPKGFIQSVGLKQAKIFMQAQNLLTLTPFKGLDPEFPTSTIGFGNLRTISGGLQINL
- a CDS encoding M16 family metallopeptidase, giving the protein MLWNYKNIVLIILLFFSVSVVASQEKQNKNEDDLLDSSVRHGQLQNGFTYYLRKNDTPKNKIELHLIVKVGISQWDNTQLEYAHLLEHLGYKGTKNFPNKKSHFGKPGISNHAKTSFDYTEYYFSIPSEDTQMLSDVLKLYRDMTHNIILDQKSIEVERAAVLGERRTNNPYRDWLNETIKDNLLSNVGFKKFEEKKAIQGMEDFNIEAFFKFYKDWYRPELQSIIIVGDINLDKIEQKIENNFSNLKPHIDSKKHDEGHYNPKIKLKGQNRLLTINDSTNSNIRFKIFSKSINKGLNPKDENDFKDLVLLKLYQNLVKAKSEMFEESFHPLFSEFFSNYALGELAGGQLQVITMGVDLETGNQKQMLKTIREAFFAWKQIHNGISDLELEKAKVKILNEVNNNSLSSSVSLASRYRKHYVNGRFAKDSQEEIEMISQILRDIDLEQIQSYFKKAGDLSENVDFVFLKGTKAKVPDNNKIKRIIKEIESIEVSPIDPPKEPIKTLTNLVSVPVSKAIKLDKSSKNLIDVSTITLDNGIKIVLKPLKPTSKKYNSTLQIRGYRKNNIPFKNRDVYLEASLVPEIVKYTGAGKYSKFELDKFKAAKGIKLRFDFTKDFQALNGEFKFSEIEEFFSLINLYRTQPRMDTEGFKAWKNNKRLEFQGKTIRGSSDFYQDNILALRYPEIPRLKSDEIEDINLKKILKAHNQWFSDFKGYTFIVTGDFEREKIAKQLINILSAYPTKNLPELDSVNSAEFPLKKMDKTIYLENINQAMVTLSFPIKVERNTKNTILLQLLSMVLNDKIYKRLREGCFSPRAYGKWEDSRKGIYSFNVGFDSAIGNQEKMIEMVLETFNNLREEGVSQDWLEKAVKNESYSYKNRIDDFGFFNMWPDYLQNKIENGENMVSELVEYNTVLEHFISLEEMNLAIKKFLREDYFQKFVILPNNGMAQ
- a CDS encoding RagB/SusD family nutrient uptake outer membrane protein, producing MKLNILRKLGLLLLLGTSLISCEDFVEFETPNNKLIRGEVFNNDATANSAMIGIYNQLRLAAFSNGSRSSVTLLAGLSADNIRNINTTNFLRLQFEQNELLPDNPSNLDIWSSAYNMIYMTNSVLEGLAESEKITADLKTQLEGEAKFIRAFTYFYLVNLYGEVPLVLTTDYRENELVSRNSETDIYEQILDDLIDASNLLSIEYVSGDRSRVNKYAANALLARVYLYLEQWENAEEQSSIVIQATPTYEILENLDEVFLANSNEAIWQISPIGSGGLVSHTNEGNLFIIDPFLSFLASIQLQDDFVAVFDEMDKRLTNWIGYHTGKQAFFAYKYKIRNSTEFPAKEYSMVLRLAEQYLIRAEARANQGKIADAIGDLDEIRARAGIKRLADINPTIVKEELLDKILEERRMELFTEWGHRWLDLKRTGKATEILGVNNPFWENTDVLYPIPSEERMKNPNLSQNNGY